The Pirellulales bacterium genome contains a region encoding:
- a CDS encoding DUF3179 domain-containing (seleno)protein, translated as MQRTILLMFCFVPIAFLGAEPAREPSLIAKPEAFESLLHPSCSHCLIEAERRKDELRSDDRVLCWIRVQADGYINDGAIPLRFFLSAHRILDDGWGLFVYDPDAGFARGFEPGGGPFRFHGWRNGVMVIKSGDGTLYSSLSGIAFDGPNKGARLQPEPSLVTEWGFWQKRYPQAVAFTMVDKFKPVELPTEVSNDSRQSRGLTDARMPAETMVLGVWDGKSARAYRLDDLEKVGVVHDTVRGQPRLVLWCGPTKTAAAYRQPWGTSGLTGDAGWIFSVDRDEPEAPFVDKRLGRHWDITGRPRDGGPTLVWMDSVQVKWFAWAAEYPETSIYTK; from the coding sequence GATCGCGTTTTTAGGGGCGGAGCCGGCAAGAGAACCGTCGCTGATCGCGAAGCCCGAGGCCTTTGAGAGCTTGCTTCATCCGAGCTGCTCGCACTGTCTTATTGAGGCCGAGCGACGCAAGGACGAGTTACGCTCAGACGACCGCGTGCTCTGCTGGATCCGTGTGCAGGCCGACGGGTACATCAACGACGGCGCTATACCCTTGCGGTTCTTCCTTAGCGCGCATCGGATTCTCGACGACGGTTGGGGGCTGTTCGTCTACGATCCGGACGCCGGCTTCGCCCGCGGATTTGAGCCGGGGGGCGGACCATTTCGGTTCCACGGCTGGCGGAACGGCGTCATGGTGATCAAAAGCGGAGATGGCACCCTCTATTCGAGCCTTTCCGGCATTGCTTTCGACGGCCCGAACAAAGGCGCCCGCCTTCAGCCGGAGCCGTCTTTGGTGACCGAATGGGGGTTCTGGCAGAAACGATATCCGCAGGCAGTCGCATTTACGATGGTTGACAAGTTTAAGCCCGTCGAGCTGCCGACCGAGGTGAGCAACGACTCGCGCCAAAGCCGCGGCCTCACCGACGCGCGAATGCCGGCCGAGACGATGGTGCTCGGCGTTTGGGATGGGAAAAGCGCACGCGCTTATCGGCTCGACGACCTCGAAAAAGTCGGCGTGGTGCATGATACGGTCCGTGGCCAACCGCGGCTGGTCCTTTGGTGCGGCCCGACGAAAACCGCAGCCGCATACCGTCAGCCCTGGGGGACATCCGGCTTGACGGGTGACGCCGGATGGATCTTCAGCGTTGACCGAGACGAACCAGAGGCGCCGTTCGTTGATAAACGACTCGGCCGGCACTGGGACATCACCGGCCGACCTCGCGACGGCGGCCCAACGCTCGTCTGGATGGACAGCGTTCAGGTCAAATGGTTCGCCTGGGCGGCCGAGTATCCCGAGACGTCGATTTACACCAAGTAG